One window of the Desulfobaculum xiamenense genome contains the following:
- a CDS encoding cytochrome c3 family protein codes for MKRKISLILCAAALACVWLVPAGATSPKAPQEPITIEVPEGNTPTKPPVVFPHLRHEALDCTACHHKWDKTADIVKCKNSGCHDQFPDKKSDRSHYRAYHAQGKQSCLGCHKEMKKEKAATGPVVCKECHKE; via the coding sequence ATGAAACGAAAAATTTCCCTCATCCTCTGCGCGGCCGCGCTCGCATGCGTGTGGCTCGTCCCGGCGGGCGCAACCAGCCCGAAGGCCCCGCAGGAGCCGATCACCATCGAGGTCCCCGAGGGCAACACACCCACCAAACCGCCCGTGGTCTTCCCGCATCTGCGGCACGAAGCACTCGACTGTACGGCCTGCCACCACAAGTGGGACAAGACCGCCGACATCGTGAAGTGCAAGAATTCCGGCTGTCATGACCAGTTCCCGGACAAGAAGAGCGACCGCTCCCACTACCGCGCCTATCACGCGCAGGGAAAGCAGAGCTGCCTTGGCTGTCACAAGGAAATGAAGAAGGAAAAGGCCGCCACGGGTCCCGTCGTCTGCAAGGAGTGCCACAAGGAATAA
- the cbiM gene encoding cobalt transporter CbiM, translating to MHISEGVLSTPVLLGGVVLAAVGTAVGLRRVDYDRLMHVAILSAVFFVASLIHVPIGPSSAHLVLNGLLGAMLGWAAFPAILIGLTLQAVLFQYGGLTALGANTFNMAAPAVVCFYLFRPLMISEATVRRNVGAFLCGAFAVLASGLLTAVSLGLSGDALIPAAQTLFIAHLPVAAVEGCVVSFVVSFLARAKPEALGVRPAH from the coding sequence ATGCACATCTCCGAAGGCGTTCTGTCCACGCCCGTTCTGCTTGGCGGGGTGGTGCTGGCGGCCGTGGGAACGGCCGTGGGGTTGCGGCGGGTGGATTACGACAGGCTCATGCATGTGGCCATACTTTCCGCAGTCTTCTTCGTGGCATCGCTCATCCATGTGCCCATTGGTCCGTCCAGCGCGCATTTGGTGCTCAACGGTCTTCTGGGGGCCATGCTCGGTTGGGCGGCCTTTCCGGCAATCCTGATAGGCTTGACCCTGCAGGCCGTGCTGTTCCAGTACGGTGGGCTGACGGCCCTTGGCGCGAACACCTTCAATATGGCGGCGCCGGCCGTGGTGTGCTTCTACCTGTTTCGTCCGCTCATGATTTCCGAGGCCACAGTGCGGCGCAATGTGGGGGCGTTTCTGTGCGGAGCGTTCGCTGTGCTCGCGTCCGGGCTGCTGACGGCGGTATCCCTCGGGCTGTCGGGCGACGCGCTCATCCCCGCTGCGCAGACGCTTTTCATCGCGCATTTGCCGGTGGCGGCGGTGGAGGGGTGCGTGGTGTCCTTCGTTGTCTCCTTCCTTGCCCGGGCCAAGCCGGAAGCGCTTGGTGTGCGTCCTGCGCATTGA
- a CDS encoding DUF3108 domain-containing protein, translating into MALVAALWLVPCARAGDCGGVSERLEFYLHWGPLPVGSATLETSAVDGVCGGCRVTLQARSNALADMFAKVRDRVESESRDGFARSCRYARQVREGRVQSGFETWFDVEGTGSVRHDENGDVTRREDVGAVSDPLAVLYLLRRAVGGGGDVFGARVSDGLRDDDMAVVRMGRERIRTRGGWRDAELFAVRMAGLDGPFVPWGDGEWLIWASGDQLRLPLRIRVQAVVAGFAGHFTAELVRVERLGRAQPF; encoded by the coding sequence GTGGCGCTTGTCGCTGCGCTGTGGCTGGTGCCCTGCGCCCGTGCCGGGGACTGCGGCGGCGTGTCCGAACGTCTTGAATTCTACTTGCATTGGGGGCCGCTGCCCGTAGGTTCCGCCACGCTGGAGACCAGCGCCGTCGACGGGGTGTGCGGGGGCTGCCGGGTGACGCTTCAGGCCCGTTCCAACGCGCTGGCGGACATGTTCGCGAAGGTGCGTGATCGGGTGGAGTCCGAGTCCCGCGACGGGTTCGCGCGCTCGTGCCGTTATGCGCGACAGGTGCGTGAGGGGCGTGTGCAAAGCGGGTTCGAGACGTGGTTCGATGTCGAGGGGACGGGGAGCGTCCGGCACGACGAGAACGGCGACGTGACGCGGCGCGAGGATGTGGGCGCGGTGTCCGATCCGCTGGCGGTACTGTATCTTCTACGCCGGGCGGTCGGCGGAGGTGGGGATGTGTTTGGTGCCCGTGTGTCTGACGGCCTGCGGGACGACGACATGGCCGTTGTCCGCATGGGGCGCGAGCGCATCCGTACCCGTGGCGGTTGGCGCGACGCCGAGCTTTTCGCCGTGCGTATGGCTGGGCTGGATGGACCGTTCGTGCCGTGGGGGGATGGCGAATGGCTCATCTGGGCGAGTGGGGATCAACTGCGCCTGCCGCTTCGCATTCGCGTTCAGGCCGTGGTTGCCGGGTTTGCCGGGCATTTCACCGCAGAGCTGGTGCGGGTGGAACGCTTGGGGCGGGCGCAGCCGTTTTGA
- a CDS encoding ferredoxin, producing the protein MAIRIDEEACMGCESCVELCPDVFEMDADGEKAVVKNPNSTDECVQEAIDSCPAEAISR; encoded by the coding sequence ATGGCTATCAGGATTGACGAGGAAGCTTGCATGGGCTGTGAGTCCTGCGTTGAGCTGTGCCCCGACGTTTTCGAAATGGACGCCGATGGCGAGAAGGCTGTGGTGAAGAATCCGAACAGTACCGACGAATGCGTGCAGGAAGCCATTGATTCCTGCCCTGCCGAAGCGATTTCGCGGTAG
- a CDS encoding PAS domain S-box protein — MDYFPWPVFIRRHGGWSGFIAFCAACVIVSTILPCAASSDLQGRRAVLFLHSYHPSLWTENIMRGYREVLDDFGDLDVFVEYMDTKRDHSPAYLHALRDAYYRKYRRTRFAVVLVSDNTALRFAVEHGRTLFPDAAIVFCGVNGYSPEMLGTAGNVTGVVERVEYSETLHLARRLLPDVAWVYVIADRTPTGEINLEAFMDVVAQEHSDLPVLLLRDVTVGDLRARIPELPRDSFVFFLSFWKDMVGDDVSQEQISAILRTSPVPVFDRTELLIGRGVLGGKCACGYEQGRAAARLAARILGGESPANIPVVGDVAGVFTFDYAQLHRYGLAEADLPAGSRIIGRPPDEVRIKRAAAFMFGGTLGLAVVMTFVLSTSVIILRRSRAAVMYERDRSADLIARTPAVICGVAPDGTTNFINPFGEQVTGWTTEQLVGRNWWDTFYPGDERAQIDRLFERMEGGDVGGYEMVLTTADGMRRTVVWTSMNRYGPRGDLVEIVGFGDDVTERRAARKALSESEARYRLLFESAHDAILIVRGGRIVDCNSSAQRLFGLDFEELVGRTPASLSVRRQPGGELSSVRAGELFDMAERGEACVFDWEHVRADGTSFEAEVSLAGYAVGDGKYVQAIVRDVTEARRMRDMMVQNEKMQALGGLAAGMAHELNNPLGAILQSAQNVERRLSDAVKGNLIAAERVGVGLPQVRAYLYERGIFRMLDGIRDAGNRAAGIVRGMLELGDVGAIRLEPCDLAECVSRSLELVATDESLARQVDFSMVRVERENGAGVECVPCVRADIEQVVLNLLRNAAQAVASVPEPVIGVCTRKEGNFAVIEVEDNGPGVPESERRRVFEPFYTTRSPGDGTGLGLSVSYFIVTRKHGGELRVEDAGPGARFVVRLPLVGGVCLE; from the coding sequence ATGGATTATTTTCCCTGGCCGGTCTTCATTCGCCGTCACGGCGGTTGGAGTGGTTTCATTGCGTTTTGTGCCGCGTGCGTTATCGTTTCGACGATCCTGCCCTGCGCCGCTTCGTCCGATCTTCAGGGGCGGCGGGCGGTGCTCTTCCTGCATTCCTACCATCCGTCGCTGTGGACCGAGAACATCATGCGCGGGTATCGCGAGGTGCTCGACGACTTCGGCGATCTGGACGTGTTCGTCGAGTATATGGACACCAAGCGCGACCACAGCCCCGCTTATCTGCATGCCTTGCGGGATGCCTATTACCGCAAATATCGTCGAACGCGCTTCGCAGTGGTCCTCGTTTCAGACAACACGGCGCTTCGTTTTGCCGTGGAGCATGGCCGTACGCTGTTTCCGGACGCCGCCATCGTCTTCTGCGGGGTGAACGGATACTCGCCTGAAATGCTCGGCACTGCGGGCAACGTGACCGGCGTTGTCGAGCGCGTGGAGTATTCGGAAACGTTGCACCTTGCCCGTCGACTTTTGCCGGATGTCGCGTGGGTCTACGTGATTGCGGACCGGACCCCGACCGGCGAGATAAATCTCGAAGCCTTTATGGACGTGGTGGCGCAGGAGCATTCCGATCTTCCCGTTCTGCTGCTGCGCGATGTCACTGTGGGCGATCTGCGGGCGCGCATTCCGGAACTTCCGCGCGATTCCTTCGTGTTCTTTCTTTCGTTTTGGAAGGATATGGTCGGCGATGATGTCTCGCAGGAGCAGATTTCGGCCATTCTCCGAACGAGTCCCGTGCCGGTCTTCGACAGGACGGAATTGCTCATTGGGCGGGGTGTGCTTGGCGGCAAGTGCGCTTGCGGATACGAGCAGGGACGGGCTGCGGCGCGGCTGGCGGCCCGAATCCTCGGCGGGGAATCGCCTGCGAACATCCCCGTGGTTGGAGATGTCGCCGGCGTGTTTACCTTCGATTACGCCCAATTGCATCGTTATGGTCTGGCCGAGGCCGATCTTCCCGCCGGTTCGCGCATCATCGGTCGGCCGCCGGACGAGGTGCGCATCAAGCGGGCGGCGGCGTTCATGTTCGGCGGCACACTCGGGCTGGCCGTGGTCATGACCTTTGTTCTTTCGACATCAGTCATCATTCTTCGCCGCTCGCGAGCGGCCGTGATGTACGAGCGCGACCGGTCCGCCGATCTCATCGCGCGAACTCCGGCCGTCATTTGCGGTGTCGCGCCCGACGGCACGACGAATTTCATCAATCCCTTCGGCGAACAGGTGACCGGGTGGACCACGGAGCAGCTTGTCGGGCGCAACTGGTGGGACACGTTCTACCCCGGTGATGAGCGGGCGCAGATCGACAGACTCTTCGAGCGGATGGAAGGCGGCGATGTGGGCGGATATGAAATGGTGCTGACCACGGCGGACGGAATGCGGCGCACCGTCGTCTGGACGTCCATGAATCGCTACGGGCCGCGTGGCGATCTTGTCGAGATTGTCGGCTTCGGGGATGACGTGACGGAACGGCGGGCCGCACGAAAGGCGCTCAGCGAGAGTGAGGCCCGCTACCGTCTGCTGTTCGAATCCGCGCACGACGCCATTCTCATCGTGCGCGGAGGGCGTATCGTCGATTGCAACAGCAGTGCGCAGCGGCTGTTTGGGCTTGATTTCGAGGAGCTTGTGGGGCGTACGCCAGCATCGCTTTCGGTTCGTAGGCAGCCCGGAGGCGAGTTGTCCTCCGTGCGCGCTGGCGAGCTGTTCGACATGGCCGAGCGCGGCGAGGCGTGCGTTTTTGATTGGGAGCATGTGCGCGCGGACGGAACTTCCTTCGAGGCGGAGGTTTCGCTCGCGGGATATGCGGTGGGCGACGGAAAGTATGTGCAGGCCATTGTGCGTGATGTCACCGAAGCGCGGCGCATGCGAGACATGATGGTCCAGAACGAGAAGATGCAGGCGCTTGGGGGGCTGGCTGCGGGTATGGCGCATGAGCTGAACAATCCGCTGGGGGCCATCCTCCAGAGCGCCCAGAATGTGGAGCGCAGGCTGTCCGATGCTGTGAAGGGCAATCTGATTGCCGCCGAACGGGTGGGGGTGGGCTTGCCGCAGGTGCGGGCCTATTTGTACGAGCGGGGGATTTTCCGCATGCTCGACGGTATACGCGATGCCGGGAATCGAGCGGCGGGAATCGTGCGCGGGATGCTGGAGCTTGGCGACGTGGGGGCTATCCGGCTTGAGCCGTGCGACCTCGCGGAATGCGTGTCGCGTTCGCTGGAGCTGGTCGCTACGGACGAGAGCCTTGCGCGGCAGGTGGATTTTTCCATGGTTCGTGTGGAGCGCGAGAATGGGGCGGGCGTGGAGTGCGTGCCCTGCGTGCGGGCCGACATCGAACAGGTGGTCCTGAACCTGTTGCGCAATGCCGCACAGGCCGTCGCCAGCGTGCCGGAGCCTGTCATCGGCGTGTGCACGCGCAAGGAAGGGAATTTTGCCGTCATCGAGGTTGAGGACAATGGTCCCGGCGTTCCCGAGAGTGAGCGCAGGCGCGTCTTCGAGCCGTTCTACACCACGCGCTCGCCGGGAGATGGGACTGGGCTTGGCCTTTCCGTGTCGTACTTCATCGTCACGCGCAAGCATGGCGGGGAGTTGCGTGTGGAGGACGCCGGGCCGGGGGCGCGCTTCGTGGTGCGGCTCCCTCTCGTCGGCGGGGTGTGTTTAGAATGA
- a CDS encoding ATP-dependent 6-phosphofructokinase: MPTKKKDVKRIDTTIQTLGPAKIPSNMPYCRFMEDSAATQVNFAEDLDDGASASQTLKLELAGPRKNTYFDPSKTKCAIVTCGGLCPGINDVIRAIVMEAHHNYNVAATLGIRYGLQGFIPKYGHPIEELTPRSVSDIHMFGGTILGSSRGPQPADEIVDALERMNISVLFLIGGDGTMQAAASLLKEIQDRNLKISVIGIPKTIDNDINFIYQSFGFDTAVEASTIAINCAHTEATGAYNGIGMVKLMGRESGFIAAQASLALKVVNFVLVPEAPFTLEGEGGLLEGLERRLADRGHAVIVVAEGAGQDISKTSGETDASGNPILGDICTVLRREIKAHFERKGIEHTLKFIDPSYIIRSVPANANDRVYCGFLGQHAVHAAMSGKTGMVISKMRGHFIHLPLHLVTGQRRRINIGSDYWRSVLESTGQFLYMSSCFG, encoded by the coding sequence ATGCCGACGAAGAAGAAGGACGTCAAGCGCATCGACACGACCATCCAGACGCTTGGCCCCGCCAAGATTCCTTCCAACATGCCCTATTGCAGGTTCATGGAGGACTCGGCAGCCACGCAGGTCAACTTCGCGGAGGATCTGGACGACGGAGCGAGCGCAAGCCAGACCCTCAAGCTCGAACTGGCCGGCCCGCGCAAGAATACCTATTTTGACCCGTCCAAGACGAAATGCGCCATCGTGACCTGCGGGGGCCTCTGCCCCGGCATCAACGACGTGATCAGGGCCATCGTCATGGAAGCCCACCACAACTACAACGTAGCGGCGACGCTCGGCATCCGCTACGGACTGCAAGGCTTCATTCCCAAATACGGGCACCCCATCGAGGAGCTCACGCCCCGTTCCGTGTCGGACATCCACATGTTCGGCGGCACCATCCTCGGCTCCTCGCGCGGGCCGCAGCCCGCCGACGAAATCGTGGACGCGCTGGAACGGATGAACATCTCCGTGCTCTTCCTCATCGGCGGAGACGGAACCATGCAGGCCGCAGCCTCACTCCTCAAGGAAATCCAAGACAGAAATCTCAAAATCTCGGTCATCGGCATCCCGAAGACCATCGATAACGACATCAATTTCATCTACCAGTCCTTCGGCTTCGACACGGCGGTCGAGGCGTCCACCATCGCCATCAACTGCGCCCACACCGAGGCCACCGGTGCCTACAACGGCATCGGCATGGTCAAGCTCATGGGCCGCGAATCCGGCTTTATCGCCGCGCAGGCCTCTCTGGCGCTCAAGGTCGTCAATTTCGTGCTCGTCCCGGAAGCTCCCTTCACTCTCGAAGGCGAGGGCGGATTGCTTGAAGGCCTGGAACGCCGCCTCGCGGACCGAGGGCACGCGGTCATCGTCGTGGCCGAGGGCGCCGGGCAGGACATCAGCAAGACCTCCGGCGAAACCGACGCCTCGGGCAACCCCATCCTCGGCGACATCTGCACCGTGCTGCGCCGGGAGATCAAGGCCCACTTCGAGCGCAAGGGCATCGAGCACACGCTCAAGTTCATCGACCCGAGCTACATCATCCGCTCGGTCCCGGCCAACGCCAACGACAGGGTCTACTGCGGATTCCTCGGCCAGCATGCCGTCCACGCGGCCATGTCGGGCAAGACCGGCATGGTCATCAGCAAGATGCGCGGGCATTTCATCCATCTGCCCCTGCACCTCGTCACCGGCCAGCGCCGC
- a CDS encoding response regulator, whose amino-acid sequence MHILLVEDECITRESARLSLEDRGYTVTAVENGKRAIEALCAHPCDLVLMDIKMPVMDGMEAARKIRSELTCGTAIPIIALTAYNSRDFDDYRAAGFTDWIEKPYNSNDLVRKIRELT is encoded by the coding sequence ATGCATATTCTGCTGGTCGAAGACGAATGCATCACGCGCGAAAGTGCACGCCTGTCCCTTGAGGACAGAGGCTACACTGTCACCGCCGTCGAAAACGGCAAGCGGGCCATCGAGGCGCTCTGCGCCCATCCCTGCGACCTCGTACTCATGGACATCAAGATGCCCGTCATGGACGGCATGGAGGCCGCCCGCAAGATCAGAAGCGAGTTGACCTGCGGCACCGCCATCCCGATCATCGCCCTCACCGCCTACAACAGCCGCGACTTCGACGACTACCGCGCCGCAGGCTTCACCGACTGGATCGAAAAGCCCTACAACAGCAACGACCTCGTCCGAAAAATACGCGAACTCACTTAA
- a CDS encoding tetratricopeptide repeat protein, giving the protein MHSDPIGTPFQRVKRNIARASNHLNKNDFLKAVDAARTAFALVPACTTVVGQQKIELRFMLEEFCDKFSNTPGILLILSRMKMRARPYLKFVNGNHEMIASRLEIFGTRLEDMEREKVERHELQRDARRKELLDKGQQCLDSGETPRGKAYLRRVAEEFGDEPGVVTDVGKRMLAAELFPEAAEILEESRSRFPGDSEAYQHCVHAYLGMGEFAKAEAVYKDALRQFGNHPITLLNLSKLYLAWRKRDEAYDYARRALEADPSLDEARAIMDRTA; this is encoded by the coding sequence ATGCACAGCGACCCGATCGGCACACCTTTCCAGCGCGTCAAACGCAACATCGCGCGAGCCTCGAACCATTTGAACAAGAACGACTTCCTGAAGGCGGTGGACGCCGCCCGGACCGCCTTTGCGCTCGTCCCAGCATGCACTACCGTCGTCGGCCAGCAGAAGATCGAACTGCGCTTCATGCTCGAGGAATTCTGCGACAAGTTCAGCAACACGCCAGGCATCCTGCTCATCCTCTCGCGCATGAAGATGCGCGCCAGACCCTACCTGAAGTTCGTGAACGGCAATCACGAGATGATCGCCAGCAGGCTTGAGATCTTCGGTACGCGCCTTGAGGACATGGAGCGGGAAAAGGTGGAGCGCCACGAACTCCAGCGCGATGCGCGCCGAAAGGAGCTTCTGGACAAGGGACAGCAGTGCCTCGACTCCGGCGAAACGCCTCGCGGAAAGGCCTACCTGCGCCGTGTTGCCGAAGAGTTTGGCGACGAACCCGGCGTAGTGACCGACGTGGGCAAACGCATGCTCGCCGCGGAGCTTTTCCCAGAGGCTGCCGAAATTCTTGAGGAAAGCCGCAGCCGCTTCCCCGGGGATAGCGAGGCCTATCAGCACTGCGTGCACGCCTATCTGGGCATGGGCGAGTTCGCCAAGGCGGAGGCCGTCTACAAGGACGCGCTACGCCAATTCGGCAACCACCCCATCACCCTGCTCAACTTAAGCAAGCTCTACCTCGCGTGGCGAAAGCGCGACGAGGCCTACGACTACGCCCGCCGCGCCCTAGAGGCCGACCCCTCGCTCGACGAGGCGCGGGCCATCATGGATAGGACAGCCTAG
- a CDS encoding phosphoadenosine phosphosulfate reductase family protein, with product MKTSLPQLERTAKTLAEKAEACVAFMRSMAELAAPEEIAVAWTGGKDSTVALALWRECLRSYAPGAPLRAVNIDTGCKFPEVIALRDEVARQWDVELVVARPEVELAGYPLAVDKVACCRDLKVRPLQRALAENGVRVLFTGIRADEHASRQERPCVERREHPEHLLAHPVLAFTEMDVWAYIIDKALPYCSLYADGYRSLGCMPCTRRSDASEPERAGRDQDKEAKLEMLHSLGYF from the coding sequence ATGAAGACGAGTCTACCGCAACTGGAGCGCACTGCCAAGACGCTTGCCGAAAAGGCTGAGGCCTGTGTGGCCTTCATGCGCTCCATGGCGGAGTTGGCCGCGCCGGAGGAGATTGCCGTGGCATGGACCGGCGGCAAGGATTCCACGGTGGCCCTTGCCCTGTGGCGGGAGTGTCTGCGCAGTTATGCGCCGGGAGCGCCGCTGCGGGCGGTGAATATCGATACCGGATGCAAGTTTCCCGAGGTCATCGCCCTGCGCGACGAGGTGGCCCGACAGTGGGACGTGGAGCTTGTCGTGGCGCGGCCCGAGGTCGAACTGGCCGGGTATCCGCTGGCCGTGGACAAGGTGGCCTGCTGTCGTGATCTCAAGGTCCGTCCGCTACAGCGCGCGCTGGCCGAAAACGGCGTGCGGGTGCTGTTTACCGGCATCCGTGCCGACGAGCACGCGTCCCGGCAGGAGAGGCCATGCGTCGAGCGGCGGGAACATCCTGAGCATCTGTTGGCGCATCCCGTGTTGGCATTCACGGAGATGGACGTGTGGGCATATATCATTGATAAAGCTCTCCCATACTGCTCGCTCTACGCCGATGGCTACCGTTCGCTCGGCTGCATGCCCTGCACGCGCAGGTCGGACGCTTCGGAACCGGAACGCGCCGGGCGTGATCAGGACAAGGAAGCCAAGCTGGAGATGCTGCACAGTCTCGGCTACTTTTGA
- a CDS encoding DUF3124 domain-containing protein: MLHVFRSVLALLILAAFLTASPAMAEDFLGKSRGQTIYVPSYSHIYHGMKNRSVQLTTMLSVRNTNPRETITLTAVKYYDTDGNLVRNYLPEPVSVGSMATREFIVALKDTQGGSGANFIVEWTSDKQVTNPIVETLMISTESSLGISFLCEGRVIAERDGTKR; the protein is encoded by the coding sequence ATGCTTCACGTATTCCGTTCAGTCCTTGCGCTCCTCATTCTCGCCGCCTTTCTGACGGCCAGTCCGGCCATGGCCGAAGATTTCCTCGGCAAAAGCCGCGGCCAGACCATCTACGTGCCGAGCTACTCGCACATCTACCACGGCATGAAGAACCGAAGCGTCCAGCTCACCACCATGCTCAGCGTGCGAAACACCAACCCCCGCGAGACCATCACCCTGACCGCCGTGAAATACTACGACACGGACGGCAACCTCGTGCGCAACTACCTGCCCGAGCCCGTCTCCGTGGGCTCGATGGCCACGCGCGAGTTCATCGTCGCCCTCAAGGATACGCAGGGCGGCTCCGGCGCGAATTTCATCGTGGAGTGGACTTCCGACAAGCAGGTGACCAACCCCATCGTCGAAACGCTCATGATCAGCACGGAATCGAGCCTTGGCATCTCCTTCCTGTGCGAGGGACGAGTCATCGCGGAGCGCGACGGCACCAAGAGGTGA
- a CDS encoding cyclic nucleotide-binding domain-containing protein translates to MQIDERGMERFVVSDPGGDVIERLGDIPFFEVFAASEARQKVLASGAWLRCPAGERVVREGEAGHDFFVVVEGRVRIAKGGRPLDELTRGAVFGEMGALMHEPRTADVETVEPSLLFRMHVTALSGLDLSVVFPLMVHFYRIAARRLARADSRLAMV, encoded by the coding sequence ATGCAGATTGACGAGCGGGGAATGGAGCGCTTTGTCGTCTCTGATCCTGGGGGCGATGTGATCGAGAGGCTTGGCGATATCCCGTTCTTCGAGGTCTTCGCGGCGTCCGAGGCGCGGCAAAAGGTGCTGGCCAGCGGGGCGTGGCTGCGCTGCCCAGCCGGGGAGCGTGTCGTGCGCGAGGGCGAGGCCGGGCATGATTTCTTCGTGGTGGTGGAGGGGCGTGTGCGCATCGCCAAGGGCGGCCGCCCTCTCGACGAACTGACCCGTGGGGCCGTGTTTGGCGAGATGGGGGCGCTCATGCATGAGCCGCGTACCGCCGACGTCGAGACTGTGGAGCCGAGCCTGCTGTTTCGGATGCATGTGACGGCCCTGTCCGGTCTCGACCTGTCCGTGGTCTTTCCGCTCATGGTTCATTTCTATCGCATTGCGGCGCGTCGCCTTGCCCGTGCGGACAGTCGGCTTGCCATGGTCTAG